DNA sequence from the Geobacter sp. AOG2 genome:
GGCGCGAAATGTGATGGAGGTAACCCTCTCACCGTCTCTCTACAAGGTCATCAATCGGGTGTTGGCGCGGGTACGGTTTCTCTTCGATCTAAACTGCATGCCGGATGATATCGCGGAGAAATTGGGAACCATGCAGATCGGGGGGGAGAGGGTCTTCGAGCCCGGCCTTCGATTACCCGGTTGTTTCGATCCGTTCGAAATGGCGACGAGGGTCGTCCTAGGCCAGCAGATTACGGTGCGGGCCGCCCGAACCCTTGCCATGCGTATTGCGACACACTTGGGCGAACCGCTGGAAACTCCGTTTAGGGGATTGTCCGTAACGTTCCCGACTGTCGAGCGCATATGCTCTCTTGAACGCCCGATCGAGGATCTGTTGGGCCCGCTGGGGGTTGTCGGCGCCCGCGCGCGCTCCATCCGGGCGTTGGCCGAGGCTATGCGGCAGGGGATAATCCGGTTGGAACCGGGTGCGGACCCGGAGCGTGAAATGGTGCGTATGGCCGCCTTGCCCGGATTCGGACCATGGACCGTGCAGTACCTGGCGATGCGGGCCTTGGGTTGGCCGGATGCGTTCCCCCATACGGATTACGGTGTAAAGAGGGCCCTCATGGGTCTGTCTTCAAAGGAGATGCTGGCGTTGGCCCAAGGGTGGTCGCCCTGGCGCTCCTATGCCACCCTGAGCTTGTGGAATCATCTGGCGTGAGACGATAATGGAGGAAAAGCCATGAAACGACATTGCACCATCAGGACGCCCTTGGGAGACATGATCGCGATGGTTGAGCAGGAGCATCTCTGCGGGCTCTGGTTTACCGACCAAAAATATGCTCCGGAATTCTTCCGTGAGTGGCCGCCGGACCCGGACGACCCTATTTTTGCGGCGCTGCGGGGACAGTTGGATGCCTATTTTACCGGCCGATTCAGCCGGTTCGATCTGCCGCTCGCCCCCCAGGGGACGGGGTTTCAAAAGGCGGTATGGGCGCTGTTGCGTGCCATCCCTCCGGGGACGGTTACCACGTACGGCGCCCTGGCCCGGCAGTTGGCCGCAGGGGGCGAAGGGCGTGTCACCTCGGCCCGGGCGGTGGGCAGCGCCGTGGGGCACAACCCGATCAGCATCGTCATCCCCTGCCATCGCGTCGTGGGGGCGGATGGCTCCCTGACCGGTTATGCCGGCGGCCTGAAGCGCAAGGCCGCCCTGCTGTCCCTGGAGAGCGTTGAACACCCGTCACGCTGGCGGAGATTTACAGATTCATGACGTTGTTCTACAGCCGGTCATACATAATTTATTAACCGTGAACCTTTGGGTTTACGGTTTTTTCGTTTAAGGGACCCATTACATCGCGACATCTTTCATGGGAGTTGTAATCTTTTGATCCAAATTGCCGTCTATTATTTGTATGGATGGCAATCCGGGTGTGCCACGTTTATAGAGACCGGAGAGAACGGAGCCCGGCTATCCCCCGGAACAGAAGTAACAAAGAAACGGAAAAGGGTTTAAAGAAGGAGAGCCCAGATGAAAAGGTTCATGCAAATTTCAGTTGTCGTTACAGCGTTACTCATGGCGTGTGCCGCGCCCGGGCAAGCAGAACGCTTTCATGGTGGCGGCCGGGGCGGTTGGGGTTGGGGATGGGGCCCGGCTGTAGGTATAGGGTTGCTGGGCCTGGGATTATGGGAGGTGTCCTCTCCGCATTATGTCTATCCGTATTACCCCTATGCCTATCCGGCGCCTGTCGTTATCCAGCAGCCGGCCACAGAGGTGTATGTGCAGCCGGCCCAGCAGCAGTCTGCGGAATCGGGATACTGGTATTACTGCCGGGACTCGCAAGGATACTATCCCTATGTCAAACAATGTCCGGGTGGATGGATGAAGGTTGTCCCCTCGCCACCCCCGGAAAGATAGGGACGATGACGCCTCGAAGTTTTATACGTAGTAATTGCAGGGATAAACGATACAGATGGAGTTCATTTTCTTGATCCCCAAACAGCGTAAAATGGGGTATAATCGGAAAAATGGATGACCGGCAGCACGTATTGACTAAACTGCATGGAGTTGGATGGCAGACATGGCTCGTCAGTCTGTACTCAACCCGATGAGGCACGCATTAAAGATCTCGCCCTTCTAGTACCGTACCTTGGGGCGCTCCGCCGCCGTTACGCCGGTGGGGCGCTCTTTCTCCTGCTGACCAACGGCTTTGCCCTGCTGATCCCTTGGTTCATGAAGCTGGCGGTTGAGGGATTGCAACGTCCTGCGGCTTCACGCTTCTCAGCTTCCTCCTGCGCCCTGATAATTGCCGCTTTGGCCTCGGGGCATTGCATTACCCGAATCTTTTCCCGTACCCTGATTCTGAACGCCGCCCGCATCATAGAGTTCCGTATCCGTGATGATCTCTTTCGTCGTCTGATGCTCCTCGATGCTCAGTATTTTTCCCGCAGCCGGACCGGCGATATTCTCTCCCGCTTTTCCAACGACCTGACCAATGTACGCATGCTGGCCGGATTTGGGGCCATGAGCGCCGTGAACACTCTGATCCTGTATCTGGCGGCGGTTACGTTGATGGTGCGCATCCATCCTTGGCTGACCCTGTGGGCCGTGCTTCCCTTTCCCCTGATGGTAATGGTGGTCAAACGAATAAGCCAGCGCATGTTTTTGCGCTCTCTTGAGGCACAGGAGGAGTTGGCCC
Encoded proteins:
- a CDS encoding methylated-DNA--[protein]-cysteine S-methyltransferase; protein product: MKRHCTIRTPLGDMIAMVEQEHLCGLWFTDQKYAPEFFREWPPDPDDPIFAALRGQLDAYFTGRFSRFDLPLAPQGTGFQKAVWALLRAIPPGTVTTYGALARQLAAGGEGRVTSARAVGSAVGHNPISIVIPCHRVVGADGSLTGYAGGLKRKAALLSLESVEHPSRWRRFTDS